One Aegilops tauschii subsp. strangulata cultivar AL8/78 chromosome 7, Aet v6.0, whole genome shotgun sequence genomic window carries:
- the LOC109784172 gene encoding actin-related protein 2/3 complex subunit 3 isoform X2 translates to MVYHSSFSDDDGITKACGCPLLPLKTHIKGPAPASDSDKADIVDEAITFFRANVFFKNFHVKSLADKLLIYLTSYINIALKRLESCRTLAVGTKAIINLGLENVPVPGEPGFPFPGLFTLPESEEEAELLRNYLKQIREETSGRLLNCAYRANGTPNKWWLAFAKRKFMNLVIL, encoded by the exons ATG GTTTATCACTCTAGTTTCAGTGACGATGACGGGATCACAAAAGCCTGTGGGTGTCCTTTGCTTCCACTAAAAACTCATATCAAGGGCCCAGCCCCAGCCTCAGATTCAG ATAAAGCGGATATAGTTGATGAAGCGATAACTTTCTTTCGAGCAAATGTTTTCTTCAAAAACTTCCATGTCAAAAGCCTAGCAGACAAGTTGCTTATCTATCTGACATCCTACATCAATATTGCCTTGAAAAGACTAGAAAGCTGCCGGACACTGGCTGTTGGAACTAAGGCAATCATTAACCTGGGGTTGGAAAATGTCCCTGTGCCCGGGGAACCTGGGTTTCCTTTCCCTGGACTTTTCACTCTTCCCGAATCCGAGGAGGAAGCAG AGTTGTTGAGGAACTATCTGAAGCAGATAAGGGAGGAAACAAGCGGGAGGCTGCTCAACTGTGCATACAGAGCTAATGGCACTCCAAACAAATGGTGGTTGGCTTTTGCAAAGAGGAAGTTCATGAACCTTGTCATCCTCTAG
- the LOC109784172 gene encoding actin-related protein 2/3 complex subunit 3 isoform X1, with protein sequence MQSVDVHCTWRSSIAMVYHSSFSDDDGITKACGCPLLPLKTHIKGPAPASDSDKADIVDEAITFFRANVFFKNFHVKSLADKLLIYLTSYINIALKRLESCRTLAVGTKAIINLGLENVPVPGEPGFPFPGLFTLPESEEEAELLRNYLKQIREETSGRLLNCAYRANGTPNKWWLAFAKRKFMNLVIL encoded by the exons ATGCAGTCTGTTGACGTGCACTGTACCTGGCGGTCCTCCATAGCCATG GTTTATCACTCTAGTTTCAGTGACGATGACGGGATCACAAAAGCCTGTGGGTGTCCTTTGCTTCCACTAAAAACTCATATCAAGGGCCCAGCCCCAGCCTCAGATTCAG ATAAAGCGGATATAGTTGATGAAGCGATAACTTTCTTTCGAGCAAATGTTTTCTTCAAAAACTTCCATGTCAAAAGCCTAGCAGACAAGTTGCTTATCTATCTGACATCCTACATCAATATTGCCTTGAAAAGACTAGAAAGCTGCCGGACACTGGCTGTTGGAACTAAGGCAATCATTAACCTGGGGTTGGAAAATGTCCCTGTGCCCGGGGAACCTGGGTTTCCTTTCCCTGGACTTTTCACTCTTCCCGAATCCGAGGAGGAAGCAG AGTTGTTGAGGAACTATCTGAAGCAGATAAGGGAGGAAACAAGCGGGAGGCTGCTCAACTGTGCATACAGAGCTAATGGCACTCCAAACAAATGGTGGTTGGCTTTTGCAAAGAGGAAGTTCATGAACCTTGTCATCCTCTAG